One Deltaproteobacteria bacterium DNA segment encodes these proteins:
- a CDS encoding response regulator transcription factor, with protein sequence MMSRGTIHVVDDDTAVLRGLRWFFESAGLVVESYANAEDFASRYQRATAPECLVLDLCMPGLSGLALHRTFHERGWTLPVIYLTGHGKVPDAVAALKQGAFDFVEKPCADDAMLARVRAALAEDVRRRAHSEEMAQLAARIASLTTREHQVAMRVAAGLPNKLIAAELGISPRTVEVYRAKAMSKTGSRSTAELVQLVMRERGFEGTRGTPGSP encoded by the coding sequence ATGATGAGCCGAGGAACGATTCACGTCGTCGACGACGACACCGCCGTGTTGCGCGGCCTGCGCTGGTTCTTCGAGTCCGCCGGGCTCGTCGTCGAAAGCTACGCGAACGCGGAGGACTTCGCGTCGCGCTATCAGCGGGCGACCGCGCCGGAGTGCCTGGTGCTCGATCTCTGCATGCCCGGCCTGTCGGGCCTCGCGCTGCACCGGACCTTTCACGAGCGGGGCTGGACGCTGCCGGTCATCTATCTCACCGGCCATGGCAAGGTCCCCGATGCGGTCGCCGCGTTGAAGCAGGGAGCTTTCGATTTCGTCGAGAAGCCCTGCGCCGACGATGCGATGCTGGCGCGGGTGCGGGCCGCGCTGGCGGAGGACGTCCGGCGGCGGGCGCACTCGGAGGAGATGGCGCAGCTGGCGGCGCGGATCGCGAGCCTGACGACGCGCGAGCACCAGGTGGCGATGCGGGTGGCCGCGGGCCTACCCAACAAGCTGATCGCCGCCGAGCTCGGCATCAGTCCGCGAACCGTCGAGGTCTACCGCGCGAAGGCGATGAGCAAGACCGGCTCGCGGTCGACGGCCGAGCTGGTGCAGCTGGTGATGCGCGAGCGCGGGTTCGAGGGCACGCGCGGTACGCCGGGCTCGCCGTAG
- a CDS encoding SDR family oxidoreductase translates to MILSGKTVIVTGVGAGLGRECVAKALVQGANVVMAARTQANLDAAVGALDPSGRRLAARATDINDAEACAALVGLARERFGGVDALVQVAAFEHAWGGLFATDFASWRQAFETNVIGALTVVRAAAGAMKERGGGSVVLIGSQSMFKPSLPQAGYAASKGALLSAMYYLADELGPDAIRCNMVVPSWMWGPPVEMFVKGRAKQQKITAEEALRGIVGGFPLRRMTEDGEVADVVAFFASDLSKAVTGQYLLVNAGEMSK, encoded by the coding sequence ATGATCCTTTCCGGCAAGACGGTGATCGTGACGGGCGTCGGCGCCGGGCTCGGGCGCGAATGCGTGGCCAAGGCTCTCGTCCAAGGGGCGAACGTGGTGATGGCGGCGCGGACGCAGGCGAACCTCGACGCCGCGGTCGGCGCGCTCGATCCTTCGGGGCGACGCCTCGCGGCGCGCGCCACCGACATCAACGACGCGGAGGCGTGCGCGGCGTTGGTGGGGCTCGCGCGGGAACGCTTCGGGGGCGTCGATGCGCTCGTACAGGTGGCGGCCTTCGAGCACGCGTGGGGCGGGCTCTTCGCGACCGACTTCGCGTCCTGGCGACAGGCCTTCGAGACCAACGTGATCGGAGCGTTGACGGTCGTACGGGCGGCGGCCGGCGCGATGAAGGAGCGCGGCGGCGGCTCGGTGGTCCTGATCGGGTCGCAGTCGATGTTCAAGCCGTCGCTCCCGCAGGCCGGCTATGCGGCGTCGAAGGGGGCGCTCCTCTCGGCGATGTACTACCTCGCCGACGAGCTCGGCCCCGACGCGATCCGCTGCAACATGGTGGTGCCGTCGTGGATGTGGGGGCCGCCGGTCGAGATGTTCGTGAAGGGGCGGGCGAAGCAGCAGAAGATCACCGCGGAGGAGGCGCTTCGCGGGATCGTCGGCGGCTTCCCGCTCAGGCGCATGACCGAGGACGGCGAGGTCGCGGACGTGGTGGCGTTTTTCGCGTCGGATCTCTCCAAGGCGGTGACCGGCCAATACTTGCTGGTCAACGCCGGGGAGATGTCGAAATGA
- a CDS encoding 2OG-Fe(II) oxygenase, with translation MARLRASCRRVTATAHLLAGVHRAAVTREPFAHLARGGAVDPGVYEALSASFPPLESFLAPREVGGSNRAVRRNAVRVAADPGTPPVWREFFAHHTSADYWRDVVRLFAGHFRRAFPDLEARIGRPYEQWRIAPRGADPDADVRLDCQFVVNTPVTVRSSVKTAHVDKGDKIFSALFYVPDPRETGAGGDLELYAWRRAPRFVKHRVLARDVAVVRTVPYAANTCVAFVNSPRSVHGVTPRDATDVPRRYVNLIAEVRVRAFRPQQVGRVVRRWYGVATGGEDDA, from the coding sequence GTGGCACGCCTCCGGGCGTCGTGCCGGCGCGTGACGGCCACGGCGCACCTGCTCGCGGGCGTCCACCGCGCGGCCGTGACACGAGAGCCCTTCGCGCATCTCGCCCGCGGCGGAGCCGTCGACCCGGGCGTGTACGAGGCGCTGTCGGCGAGCTTTCCGCCGCTCGAGAGCTTCCTCGCGCCGCGCGAGGTCGGCGGGTCGAACCGGGCCGTGCGCAGGAATGCGGTGCGGGTTGCGGCGGATCCAGGCACGCCACCGGTCTGGCGCGAGTTCTTCGCGCACCACACCTCGGCGGACTATTGGCGCGACGTCGTGCGACTGTTCGCCGGGCACTTCCGACGCGCGTTTCCCGACCTGGAGGCGCGGATCGGCCGGCCGTACGAGCAGTGGCGCATCGCGCCGCGCGGCGCCGACCCGGACGCCGACGTGCGCCTCGACTGCCAGTTCGTCGTGAACACCCCGGTCACGGTGCGGAGCAGCGTCAAGACCGCGCACGTCGACAAGGGCGACAAGATCTTCTCGGCGCTCTTCTACGTGCCCGACCCGCGCGAGACGGGAGCCGGCGGCGACCTCGAGCTCTACGCGTGGCGCCGCGCGCCGCGGTTCGTGAAGCACCGCGTCCTCGCCCGGGACGTCGCGGTCGTGAGGACGGTGCCGTACGCCGCCAACACCTGCGTCGCGTTCGTGAACTCGCCGCGGTCCGTGCACGGCGTGACGCCGCGTGACGCCACCGACGTGCCGCGCCGCTATGTGAACCTCATCGCCGAGGTGCGGGTGCGGGCGTTCAGGCCGCAGCAGGTCGGCCGCGTGGTCCGCCGGTGGTACGGGGTCGCGACCGGCGGCGAGGACGACGCGTAG
- a CDS encoding dihydrodipicolinate reductase, which produces MTTRAGASKKKVVVWGTGFVGKLVIPEIVKHPGFELVGVGVSHPEKVGKDVGAICGIDPIGLAATDDVAQLLATDPDALVHYGPTAAYARDNIRLIKQFLLAGIDVCSTAMTPWVWPAMTKNPPQWIAPITEACERGGASCFTTGIDPGFANDLFPLTLMGLCGEVRVVRALEILDYSNYEGDYEIEMGIGKPADFQALLENPDILAMSWGATVPMIAHAAGIELDAITTTWDKWVTPKAITTVKGTIAPGEVAAIHFTINGVYRGTTRIQLEHVNRVGQDAAPDWPRGGRNDVYRVEIEGSPSITQETAFRFTDGSGRDASTAGCLATGLRALNAVPYVNELPAGWVTALDLPLIPGRGTIR; this is translated from the coding sequence ATGACCACCCGTGCGGGCGCGAGCAAGAAGAAGGTCGTCGTGTGGGGGACCGGCTTCGTCGGGAAGCTCGTGATCCCGGAGATCGTGAAGCATCCGGGGTTCGAGCTTGTCGGTGTGGGCGTCAGCCACCCGGAGAAGGTCGGAAAGGACGTCGGCGCGATCTGCGGCATCGATCCCATCGGTCTCGCGGCCACGGACGACGTCGCGCAGCTCCTCGCGACCGACCCCGACGCGCTCGTCCACTACGGACCGACCGCCGCCTACGCGCGCGACAACATCCGGCTCATCAAACAGTTCCTGCTCGCCGGCATCGACGTCTGCTCGACCGCGATGACGCCGTGGGTCTGGCCGGCGATGACGAAGAACCCGCCGCAATGGATCGCGCCGATCACCGAGGCGTGCGAACGGGGAGGGGCGTCGTGCTTCACGACCGGCATCGATCCCGGGTTCGCGAACGACCTCTTCCCGCTGACCCTCATGGGCCTCTGCGGCGAGGTCCGCGTCGTGCGCGCCCTCGAGATCCTCGACTACAGCAACTACGAAGGCGACTACGAGATCGAGATGGGGATCGGGAAGCCGGCGGACTTCCAGGCCCTCCTCGAGAATCCCGACATCCTCGCCATGTCGTGGGGCGCGACGGTGCCGATGATCGCGCACGCCGCCGGCATCGAGCTCGACGCGATCACCACCACCTGGGACAAGTGGGTGACGCCGAAGGCGATCACGACGGTGAAGGGCACCATCGCTCCCGGCGAGGTGGCGGCCATCCACTTCACCATCAACGGCGTGTACCGGGGGACGACCCGGATCCAGCTCGAGCACGTGAACCGGGTCGGGCAGGACGCCGCGCCCGACTGGCCGCGCGGCGGCCGGAACGACGTGTATCGGGTCGAGATCGAGGGTTCGCCGTCGATCACTCAGGAGACCGCGTTCCGCTTCACCGACGGCAGCGGGCGCGACGCTTCGACGGCCGGCTGCCTCGCGACGGGCCTGCGCGCGCTGAACGCCGTGCCCTACGTGAACGAGCTGCCCGCGGGCTGGGTGACCGCGCTCGACCTGCCGCTCATCCCGGGGAGGGGCACGATCCGGTAG